One window of the Rhodothermales bacterium genome contains the following:
- a CDS encoding PAS domain S-box protein, protein MKTQSAIWVSVETPEMDVVRLLHDAFQRVEIAEPGSVPHLSDAHVVLVATDDGGERALTLLTENLPHRAVAWIHSDDHLPSVRARGNLLASGCLDVLPLSHVSRRGELHMLAARAAGSRFRMEPSARYERMINHSQDVLTVLDVEGIIQFESPSLTTVLGWKPEDLIGRSFSDHVHDDDRGRLLAKLSEYGHREGVRVTVEYRFRHADGSWRILESRATTVRTTSGAMEVIVSSRDVTHFRTAMSEIKHREDQLSEAQRIGHIGSWRWDVGTDRLDWSAEHCRMYGFEPGSPVSYHRFQDAIHADDRDAVRNAISRSMDTHEPLDMNHRIVRPNGEERMIHLRGEVVLDEGRHAVAMFGTSHDVTEAERSKAAARLTQNRFRELFKLSPDAILLADRNGVIFDANDAATRLFGPGAGDNRTSLAGTRLHGLLAPDFRSEGPDGMERRAFPEGRVDVLLHDGSMHPVTAHVNAIAEPDGDIQIVYLRDEGERLRHEALLRNLSRHQGDLLEAERTRISREVHDVLGQELTALKIDVAWVVRHFGEDEALGRLGDIDARLSSTLETARRIAHELRPGILDDFGLAAAIDWQARQFGKRSGLTVRLGAMETRELPDGLTTAIFRIFQELLTNIARHAQAAAIDVSLTCPGENLVLVVKDDGVGIREKDGRAGESLGLLGMRERIAPWNGRLTVHSAPGHGTTVEVLVPVIHS, encoded by the coding sequence ATGAAAACGCAATCGGCGATTTGGGTCTCGGTCGAGACCCCGGAAATGGACGTGGTCCGGCTGCTGCACGATGCGTTCCAACGGGTGGAAATCGCCGAGCCCGGGTCCGTACCGCACCTGTCCGATGCGCATGTGGTGCTCGTTGCCACGGATGATGGAGGCGAGCGGGCATTGACCCTGCTGACGGAGAATCTCCCGCATCGCGCGGTCGCATGGATCCACTCGGATGATCATTTGCCCTCCGTGCGGGCCCGGGGCAACCTGCTTGCGTCCGGATGCCTGGACGTGTTGCCCCTGTCGCATGTCAGCCGGCGTGGTGAACTGCACATGTTGGCGGCCCGGGCCGCCGGCAGCCGGTTCCGGATGGAGCCGTCCGCCCGGTACGAACGGATGATCAACCATTCGCAGGACGTCTTGACCGTATTGGACGTGGAAGGGATCATTCAATTCGAGAGCCCCTCATTGACCACCGTACTGGGTTGGAAGCCGGAGGACCTCATTGGACGGTCCTTCAGCGATCATGTCCATGATGACGACCGCGGCCGCCTGCTGGCCAAACTGTCGGAGTATGGACACCGTGAAGGCGTCCGCGTGACCGTGGAATACCGGTTCCGGCATGCCGACGGATCTTGGCGGATCCTGGAAAGCCGGGCCACGACCGTACGTACGACGTCCGGCGCGATGGAAGTCATTGTGAGTTCCCGGGATGTGACCCACTTCCGGACCGCCATGTCGGAAATCAAGCACCGGGAGGACCAGCTTTCCGAGGCCCAACGCATCGGCCACATCGGGAGTTGGCGATGGGACGTGGGGACGGACCGACTGGATTGGTCAGCGGAGCATTGCCGGATGTACGGATTCGAGCCCGGATCGCCGGTTTCCTATCATCGTTTCCAGGACGCCATTCATGCGGATGACAGGGATGCCGTCCGGAATGCGATTTCGCGCAGCATGGATACCCATGAGCCGCTGGATATGAACCACCGGATTGTGCGTCCGAACGGGGAGGAGCGGATGATCCATCTCCGCGGGGAGGTCGTCCTGGATGAGGGTCGGCACGCCGTAGCCATGTTCGGCACCAGCCACGACGTCACGGAGGCTGAACGCTCGAAGGCCGCGGCGCGGCTCACCCAGAATCGGTTCCGTGAGCTCTTCAAGCTGAGCCCGGACGCCATCCTGCTTGCCGATCGGAACGGCGTCATTTTCGATGCCAATGATGCAGCGACCCGGCTGTTCGGTCCGGGCGCCGGGGACAACCGAACTTCGCTCGCCGGAACACGTCTCCATGGACTTCTTGCACCGGACTTCCGCTCGGAAGGCCCGGATGGGATGGAGCGACGCGCGTTCCCCGAAGGCCGTGTGGATGTCCTCTTGCACGATGGGAGCATGCACCCGGTCACCGCCCACGTGAACGCCATCGCCGAGCCGGACGGGGATATCCAGATCGTCTACCTGCGCGACGAAGGGGAGCGCCTGCGACACGAAGCGTTGCTGCGGAATTTGAGTCGCCACCAGGGCGACCTGCTGGAAGCCGAACGGACCCGGATATCCAGGGAAGTCCACGACGTACTCGGACAGGAATTGACGGCCCTGAAGATCGACGTGGCATGGGTGGTTCGTCATTTCGGGGAAGATGAAGCCCTCGGCCGCCTCGGGGACATCGATGCCCGCCTTTCTTCGACGCTCGAAACGGCCCGTCGCATTGCCCACGAATTGCGGCCGGGCATCCTTGATGATTTTGGACTGGCGGCCGCCATCGATTGGCAGGCGCGCCAGTTCGGCAAGCGGTCCGGGTTGACCGTTCGACTCGGTGCCATGGAAACCCGCGAATTGCCTGACGGATTGACGACGGCCATCTTCCGGATATTCCAGGAGCTGCTGACGAACATTGCCCGGCATGCCCAAGCCGCCGCCATTGACGTCAGCCTGACATGTCCAGGGGAAAACCTGGTCCTGGTCGTGAAGGATGACGGTGTGGGCATCCGGGAGAAGGACGGACGGGCCGGAGAATCGCTGGGACTGTTGGGGATGCGGGAGCGGATTGCCCCATGGAATGGTCGATTGACCGTACATTCAGCCCCCGGCCATGGAACCACCGTGGAAGTCCTCGTACCCGTCATCCACTCATGA
- a CDS encoding protein kinase, producing MIGKTVAQYQIQEQLGSGGMGVVYKAVDTKLGRTVALKFLPVSFHSDEKAKERFMQEARAASSLDDPHICTIHDIAETDDGKLFIVMAFYDGQTLKYLLEEHPPSIAEACGMVRQVAKGLTAAHEAGIVHRDIKPANIMVTEKGLVKVLDFGVAKLSGLSDLTQAGSTMGTASYMSPEQVRAETITAQSDIWSMGVILYELLAGKRPFSGGYEAAITYSILNEAPDALPDRVPAELKEIVTRCLAKSPSDRFVSARELADALTPFADPTLVQTVERPAVQAAASRGVGTGVPGADPERAVRQAAIKFSIFATVGLLAVYMAMLAFGLPDWVLPLGVVLMLAGLPIVLYAASLERKRAVLNSGERARLSGLSAWLTTRRAFQGGLLALGALGFMAGGYLGLRAAGVGPFATLISSGALTAQDVILVAHFDNSTDDPSLSTTVTEALRIDLSQSGAFRLMDRSAIQDGLIRMQVNPDTVLTSSLARVLAEREGVKAVIEGDINRAGAGYILNTRIVSSSDGRQLAAFRENANSDADVLGAIDRASARLREEIGESITSIRSSQPLEQVTTSNTEALRLYTESERLADTGAFPQARDMMQRVVRMDPDFAMAYRKLAVLNANAGGPQDSTRAWISRGYALRENLPMRERLLTEAYYYSIVEDDDDKEAAAYEEVLRRYPYDETALNNLSIIYNDDSRHAEAEELIRRALTVRDGSTFRSNLVRALAGQQRFDEVRTELEAYDRAFPGLTRVALEQVYLAFAEDDIEQAYAWADSMEDRAVSTGDQWQHARFMDNLLLAQGRIREASAYRAQSDAFERSNWRTLPAAEAAVRDLGIRVRGHWDTAIMTGNTRELDAAIDSLMTLDARASWDRANVFRLFPAAGALAMTGRYERALTVLDTMQQRADQVGEEMFPFGDMLRALSDGMLGNRPAAQAVEDIRAAEKKLGCQDCGGAFRAMLHEKAGDLEAAAASLEAYTSGQNYLALEFDEGQTALALFRLGSVNEELGRLDEAISAYERMADRWSQADPELQSQVAEARRRIQTLLDRKAREGS from the coding sequence ATGATCGGAAAAACTGTCGCCCAATACCAGATCCAGGAGCAATTGGGCTCCGGAGGCATGGGCGTCGTCTACAAAGCGGTGGACACGAAGCTCGGCCGGACGGTCGCGTTGAAGTTCCTCCCGGTCTCGTTCCATTCCGACGAAAAGGCCAAAGAGCGATTCATGCAGGAAGCGCGCGCAGCGTCGAGCCTGGACGATCCGCATATCTGTACCATCCACGATATCGCCGAGACGGATGACGGGAAGTTGTTCATCGTCATGGCGTTCTACGACGGCCAGACGCTCAAATACCTGTTGGAGGAGCACCCGCCCTCGATTGCAGAGGCCTGTGGTATGGTGCGCCAGGTTGCCAAGGGACTGACGGCAGCGCACGAAGCGGGTATCGTGCACCGGGACATCAAGCCCGCCAACATCATGGTGACCGAGAAGGGGCTGGTCAAGGTCCTCGACTTCGGCGTGGCGAAGTTGAGCGGGCTGTCCGATCTGACGCAGGCCGGCTCGACCATGGGCACGGCGTCCTACATGAGCCCCGAGCAGGTGCGCGCGGAAACCATCACCGCGCAATCGGACATCTGGTCCATGGGGGTCATCCTGTACGAACTGCTCGCCGGGAAGCGTCCGTTTTCCGGGGGATACGAAGCGGCGATCACCTATTCCATCCTGAATGAAGCGCCCGATGCGTTGCCCGATCGGGTGCCCGCCGAACTCAAGGAAATCGTAACGCGCTGTCTTGCGAAGTCCCCATCGGACCGTTTCGTCTCGGCGCGGGAGCTGGCCGATGCGTTGACCCCGTTTGCCGACCCGACGCTCGTGCAGACCGTAGAGCGGCCGGCGGTCCAGGCGGCGGCTTCACGTGGAGTGGGTACGGGTGTTCCAGGCGCAGACCCGGAACGGGCGGTGCGTCAGGCAGCCATCAAATTCAGCATTTTTGCCACCGTGGGGCTGTTGGCGGTCTATATGGCCATGCTGGCGTTCGGTCTGCCGGACTGGGTTCTTCCGCTCGGGGTCGTGCTCATGCTGGCCGGCCTCCCCATCGTGCTCTATGCGGCATCGCTGGAGCGGAAACGGGCGGTGTTGAACTCGGGAGAGCGGGCCCGCCTGTCCGGCCTCAGCGCATGGCTGACCACGCGTCGGGCCTTCCAGGGGGGGCTCCTGGCCCTCGGTGCGCTTGGCTTCATGGCAGGCGGTTATCTGGGCTTGCGTGCGGCAGGCGTGGGGCCGTTCGCCACCCTCATCAGTTCGGGCGCCCTCACCGCCCAGGATGTCATCCTGGTGGCGCATTTTGACAACAGTACGGACGACCCTTCATTGAGCACCACCGTGACGGAAGCGCTCCGGATAGACCTGTCGCAGTCGGGTGCCTTTCGACTGATGGACCGGTCCGCCATCCAGGACGGGCTCATCCGTATGCAGGTGAATCCGGATACGGTGCTCACGTCCAGTCTGGCCAGGGTGCTGGCCGAGCGGGAGGGCGTCAAGGCGGTAATCGAGGGGGATATCAACCGGGCCGGTGCGGGGTACATCCTGAATACCCGGATCGTGTCGTCGTCCGATGGTCGTCAGCTGGCGGCATTCCGGGAAAACGCCAATTCCGATGCCGACGTCCTTGGGGCCATAGATCGGGCCTCGGCGCGGCTGCGCGAGGAAATCGGCGAATCCATCACATCCATCCGCAGCAGCCAGCCCCTGGAGCAGGTCACGACCAGCAACACGGAGGCGCTCAGGCTGTACACGGAGTCCGAACGCTTGGCCGATACCGGTGCTTTTCCCCAGGCCCGGGACATGATGCAACGGGTGGTCCGCATGGACCCGGACTTCGCGATGGCGTACCGGAAACTGGCCGTGTTGAATGCCAACGCGGGAGGACCGCAGGATTCCACGCGGGCGTGGATATCACGGGGGTATGCGCTTCGCGAGAATCTGCCCATGCGCGAGCGGTTGCTTACGGAGGCGTACTACTATTCAATCGTGGAAGATGATGACGACAAGGAGGCAGCAGCCTATGAGGAGGTCCTTCGCCGGTACCCGTACGATGAGACCGCGCTGAACAATTTGTCCATCATTTACAACGACGACTCCCGTCATGCTGAAGCCGAAGAGCTCATCCGGCGGGCGTTGACGGTGCGGGACGGGTCGACGTTCCGCAGCAATCTGGTCCGTGCGCTTGCCGGGCAGCAACGTTTCGATGAGGTCAGAACCGAACTGGAGGCCTACGACCGTGCGTTTCCCGGACTGACCCGCGTGGCTTTGGAGCAGGTCTACCTGGCCTTCGCGGAGGATGACATCGAGCAGGCGTACGCGTGGGCGGACAGTATGGAAGATCGGGCTGTGTCCACCGGTGATCAGTGGCAGCATGCTCGTTTCATGGACAATCTGCTTTTGGCGCAGGGCCGGATCCGGGAAGCGAGCGCCTATCGGGCCCAATCGGATGCGTTTGAGCGCTCGAATTGGAGGACCTTGCCCGCTGCGGAAGCCGCTGTCCGGGACCTCGGGATCCGTGTACGCGGGCACTGGGATACCGCTATTATGACCGGCAATACGCGGGAATTGGACGCCGCCATCGACTCGCTCATGACGCTGGACGCGCGGGCGAGCTGGGACCGGGCGAATGTGTTTCGTCTCTTTCCGGCGGCGGGGGCGCTCGCCATGACCGGCCGGTACGAACGCGCGCTCACGGTGCTGGACACCATGCAACAGCGGGCAGATCAGGTCGGTGAGGAAATGTTTCCTTTTGGTGACATGCTTCGTGCGTTGTCAGACGGTATGCTGGGAAACCGGCCCGCGGCGCAAGCGGTAGAGGACATCCGAGCGGCCGAGAAGAAACTGGGATGCCAGGATTGTGGAGGAGCCTTCCGGGCCATGCTTCATGAAAAGGCCGGAGACCTGGAAGCCGCCGCCGCCAGTTTGGAAGCCTATACGTCGGGTCAGAACTATTTGGCATTGGAATTTGACGAGGGCCAGACAGCCCTTGCCCTCTTCCGCCTTGGATCCGTGAATGAAGAGCTGGGCCGTCTGGACGAGGCCATTTCTGCCTATGAGCGGATGGCGGACCGTTGGAGTCAGGCCGATCCCGAGCTGCAGTCCCAGGTGGCCGAGGCGCGGCGGCGCATCCAGACCCTGCTTGACCGGAAAGCGCGCGAGGGTTCTTGA
- a CDS encoding mechanosensitive ion channel family protein, with the protein MMDGLDTGAAAWDNLVAMAPRLLGGVVILVVGLVVARLSSRAMKLWVARQAVDGERRRRPSKAPERVVRWGVSTLAIVLALQFVGLTGVAASLLATGGVVAIILGFAFKEIGENLLAGLLLSFSRSFDEGDLIESNGFVGLVKDIRFREVHVRTADGRDVFIPSAAIFRNALQNYTRDGLRQGAFIVGVDYGDDPEKARQCVLDAIRFVDDVLHEPPPAAFVHELGGNWVELRGTFWIDTFAGGRALPHVRSAVLVAVHKTLRDNGFTFTTNVSSAHEVTILQSETP; encoded by the coding sequence ATGATGGACGGACTGGACACGGGAGCTGCAGCGTGGGACAACCTCGTGGCGATGGCACCGCGTCTGTTGGGTGGCGTGGTGATCCTCGTAGTCGGGCTTGTAGTGGCGCGGCTGTCCAGCCGTGCCATGAAGCTGTGGGTCGCTCGTCAGGCCGTGGACGGGGAGCGTCGTCGACGGCCGAGCAAGGCGCCGGAGCGCGTGGTCCGTTGGGGTGTTTCCACCCTGGCGATAGTCCTGGCACTCCAATTCGTGGGATTGACCGGTGTCGCCGCCAGCCTCCTGGCGACCGGCGGTGTCGTGGCCATCATTCTCGGCTTTGCCTTCAAGGAAATCGGTGAGAACCTGTTGGCCGGTCTCTTGCTTTCTTTCAGCCGGTCCTTTGATGAGGGCGACCTCATTGAAAGCAACGGATTCGTCGGGCTCGTCAAGGACATCCGGTTCCGTGAGGTCCATGTCCGCACTGCCGACGGCCGGGATGTATTCATTCCCAGTGCAGCCATTTTCCGGAACGCTCTTCAGAATTACACACGTGACGGACTCCGGCAAGGGGCGTTCATTGTCGGCGTGGACTACGGGGATGACCCGGAGAAGGCGCGCCAGTGCGTATTGGACGCCATTCGATTTGTGGACGATGTACTGCACGAGCCTCCACCAGCTGCATTCGTCCACGAACTCGGCGGCAACTGGGTTGAACTCAGGGGTACGTTCTGGATAGATACGTTCGCCGGTGGGCGTGCGTTGCCCCACGTCCGAAGCGCTGTCCTCGTTGCCGTCCACAAGACATTGCGGGACAATGGATTCACGTTCACGACGAACGTGTCCTCCGCGCACGAAGTAACCATCCTCCAATCCGAAACGCCATGA
- a CDS encoding amidohydrolase: protein MTSVFFRQPILVVVAALLFSACSTTTPDSTADLVLRGGKVATVNPDQPYAEAVAVKADTILFVGSNADVEAFIGAQTEVIELEGRLATPGFIEGHGHYMGLGAAKMNLDLTTARTWDEIVRMVGDAAGDAEPGEWIVGRGWHQEKWDEVPEGAVEGNPVHASLSAVSPDNPVYLGHASGHAAFVNREAMRLGGVSAETPNPPGGEILKDVRGEPTGLLRETAQSLVSRARAEARASMTQEERVAEAREQARLAADEALRHGITSFQDAGSGFGTISFLKVLADEGALPVRLYVMIRESNDALREDLSDHRYESDFLTVRSIKRTIDGALGAHGAWLLEPYADLPSSSGLNTSSIEDLEELADMAAAAGFQLNVHAIGDRANREALDVFARHTPGKDLRWRVEHAQHLHPDDIPRFAELGVIPAMQAIHATSDAPWVLRRLGEERAESGAYMWQSLWQSGAVVTNGTDVPVEPIDPIASYYATGSRRLADGSVFYADERLTREQALQSYTLNNAFAAFEEEIKGSLEVGKLADITVFDRDILTVPDEDVQAATVTHTIVGGKVLYRAGGN from the coding sequence ATGACGTCTGTTTTTTTCCGCCAGCCTATCCTGGTCGTTGTAGCCGCCCTGCTTTTTTCCGCCTGCTCGACGACCACCCCCGATTCCACGGCGGATCTCGTCCTGCGCGGTGGCAAGGTGGCTACCGTGAATCCGGACCAACCGTATGCCGAAGCCGTCGCCGTCAAGGCGGACACCATCCTGTTCGTGGGCTCCAACGCCGACGTGGAAGCCTTCATCGGTGCCCAAACGGAAGTCATTGAACTCGAGGGCCGATTGGCCACGCCGGGGTTCATTGAGGGCCACGGGCACTACATGGGATTGGGCGCAGCAAAGATGAACCTGGACCTGACGACGGCCAGGACCTGGGACGAAATCGTCCGGATGGTAGGCGATGCCGCAGGTGACGCGGAGCCCGGTGAGTGGATTGTGGGGCGCGGGTGGCATCAGGAAAAATGGGATGAAGTGCCGGAAGGTGCCGTGGAGGGCAATCCAGTGCATGCGAGCCTGAGCGCCGTATCGCCGGACAATCCGGTCTACCTGGGTCATGCCAGTGGTCACGCCGCCTTCGTGAACCGGGAGGCCATGCGACTGGGTGGGGTGAGCGCGGAAACACCCAATCCGCCGGGTGGAGAGATCCTGAAGGATGTCCGCGGAGAACCGACGGGACTCCTCCGTGAAACCGCGCAAAGCCTGGTTTCACGGGCGCGGGCCGAGGCGCGTGCGTCCATGACCCAGGAAGAGCGGGTGGCCGAGGCCCGCGAGCAGGCCCGGTTGGCCGCCGATGAGGCCCTGCGTCATGGCATCACCTCGTTTCAGGATGCGGGCAGTGGATTCGGCACGATTTCCTTCCTGAAGGTGTTGGCAGACGAGGGTGCGCTCCCGGTGCGCTTGTATGTCATGATCCGCGAATCCAACGATGCGCTCCGCGAAGATCTTTCCGACCACCGGTACGAAAGCGATTTCCTGACCGTACGCAGCATCAAACGGACCATCGACGGTGCGCTCGGCGCCCACGGGGCCTGGTTGCTGGAGCCCTATGCCGACCTGCCAAGCAGCTCGGGTCTGAACACGTCGTCCATCGAGGATCTGGAGGAACTGGCCGACATGGCCGCTGCTGCCGGTTTCCAGTTGAACGTACACGCCATAGGCGACCGGGCCAACCGGGAGGCCCTGGATGTCTTCGCGCGCCACACGCCCGGAAAGGATCTGCGCTGGCGCGTCGAGCATGCGCAGCATCTGCATCCGGATGATATTCCGCGATTCGCCGAACTGGGTGTCATTCCGGCCATGCAGGCTATCCATGCCACATCCGATGCGCCGTGGGTCCTTCGTCGCTTGGGTGAAGAGCGCGCCGAAAGCGGGGCCTACATGTGGCAGTCGCTGTGGCAATCGGGCGCCGTCGTGACCAACGGAACCGACGTACCCGTTGAACCGATTGACCCGATTGCGAGCTACTATGCCACGGGTTCCCGCCGCCTGGCCGACGGCTCCGTCTTCTACGCCGACGAGCGATTGACCCGCGAACAGGCCCTCCAGTCCTACACGCTGAACAATGCGTTCGCGGCGTTCGAGGAAGAGATAAAAGGCTCCCTGGAAGTCGGAAAACTGGCGGACATCACGGTGTTCGACCGGGACATCCTGACCGTACCGGATGAGGACGTGCAGGCCGCGACCGTGACCCATACCATTGTGGGTGGAAAGGTGCTCTACCGCGCCGGGGGCAACTGA
- a CDS encoding L-serine ammonia-lyase, giving the protein MERCSTAPGATDLGPISVFDMLKIGVGPSSSHTLGPWRAVQRWLGELEQRVDLREIDHVQVQLYGSLALTGRGHCTDTAVCLALLGHDPETIDVSAMDGMMADLMERRTIELVPGHPIPFDPVADILFLKWERLPGHPNGMKLRASVGGTLDESVWYSIGGGFVLKEGEAPDDACDVVLPYPTTTAAELEAHCKREGLSIAQMVRANECAWRPESAVREKVHGIWEVMRECVFRGCHTRGTLPGGLNVGRRAADLHDRLLPDAPSSDADVWMRVLKRRTFRFNEVLKWVSCFAIAVNEENAALGRVVTAPTNGAAGVIPAVLMYLVCFVEQDVEDEDIHNFLLVAAEIGSLFKKRATISAAAGGCQAEVGVSSAMAAAALTEAQGGTVAQALMAAEIAMEHHLGMTCDPVSGLVQIPCIERNSMGALKAITAAELALNGDPATAKVSLDDVIRTMDETARNMSDKYKETSEGGLAVNISVRVPEC; this is encoded by the coding sequence GTGGAAAGGTGCTCTACCGCGCCGGGGGCAACTGATTTGGGACCCATCAGCGTCTTCGACATGCTGAAAATCGGGGTCGGACCGTCCAGTTCCCATACGCTGGGCCCGTGGCGGGCCGTGCAGCGCTGGCTGGGCGAACTGGAGCAGCGTGTGGACCTTCGGGAAATCGACCATGTTCAGGTTCAACTGTATGGCTCCCTTGCGCTGACAGGGCGCGGACACTGCACGGACACGGCCGTGTGCCTGGCCCTGTTGGGCCACGACCCCGAAACGATCGACGTGTCCGCCATGGACGGCATGATGGCCGACCTGATGGAGCGTCGTACGATCGAGCTCGTGCCCGGGCACCCCATTCCGTTCGACCCGGTGGCCGACATCCTTTTCCTGAAATGGGAGCGCCTGCCGGGACATCCGAACGGGATGAAGCTGCGCGCATCGGTGGGCGGGACGCTGGACGAGTCCGTCTGGTACTCCATCGGGGGAGGCTTCGTGCTGAAGGAAGGCGAAGCGCCGGACGACGCATGTGATGTGGTCTTGCCGTATCCGACCACGACGGCGGCTGAACTGGAAGCCCACTGCAAACGGGAGGGCCTGTCCATCGCGCAGATGGTCCGTGCGAACGAATGTGCCTGGCGTCCGGAATCGGCCGTGCGCGAGAAGGTGCACGGCATCTGGGAGGTCATGCGGGAATGTGTGTTCAGGGGATGCCACACGCGAGGCACGTTGCCGGGCGGCCTGAACGTGGGGCGCCGGGCCGCCGACCTGCATGACCGATTGCTGCCCGATGCGCCGAGCTCGGACGCCGATGTGTGGATGCGTGTCCTGAAACGGCGCACCTTCCGGTTCAATGAAGTCCTGAAGTGGGTCAGTTGCTTCGCGATTGCGGTGAACGAAGAAAATGCGGCGCTGGGGCGGGTCGTGACGGCCCCCACGAACGGCGCGGCGGGCGTCATCCCGGCCGTTCTCATGTATCTGGTGTGTTTCGTTGAGCAGGATGTAGAGGACGAGGACATCCACAATTTCCTCCTGGTCGCCGCCGAGATCGGATCGTTATTCAAGAAACGGGCCACCATTTCGGCTGCAGCGGGAGGGTGCCAGGCCGAGGTCGGCGTGAGTTCGGCCATGGCCGCGGCGGCGCTCACCGAAGCCCAGGGCGGGACCGTGGCCCAGGCCCTCATGGCGGCCGAGATTGCCATGGAGCATCATCTGGGCATGACGTGCGATCCCGTGAGCGGGCTGGTCCAGATTCCCTGCATTGAGCGCAATTCCATGGGGGCGTTGAAGGCGATCACGGCCGCCGAGCTGGCCCTGAACGGAGACCCGGCCACGGCAAAAGTCAGCCTGGACGACGTCATCCGGACCATGGACGAGACGGCCCGCAACATGAGCGACAAGTACAAGGAGACCAGCGAAGGGGGGTTGGCGGTCAATATCTCGGTGCGCGTACCCGAGTGTTGA